A window of the Pseudomonas furukawaii genome harbors these coding sequences:
- a CDS encoding aldehyde dehydrogenase family protein, producing MTLSSLALAKTAENTAIEVRNPFDGSHVGSVPCLTVADVPALLATAREGVRRCAALPRHRRAAILEEAARRVEQDAAAFAALIVAEAGKTLRQAQKEVKRCINTLKLSAEEARRNAGEVVPFDAYEGSESRQGWFSREPLGLIVAITPYNDPLNLVAHKLGPAIAGGNGVLLKPSELAPLSACRLVDCLREAGLPSEVVTLATGGADLGKALTSAREVRMISFTGGFVTGEHIARTAGLKKLAMDLGGNAPVLVLDDCELEATVESCVSGAFWAAGQNCIGTQRILVQASIYAEFRERFLARTRALVVGDPSRPDSDMGPMITEQAARATEQVVAEALAEGATLLCGQRREGALYHPTVLEGVDHRSRLWRQEVFAPVVVLESFETLEDAVALANEPEYSLHAGIFTRDLRRALWAARRIEAGGVMINDSSDYRFDAMPFGGFKYGSLGREGVRFAYEDMTQPKVVCINELS from the coding sequence ATGACCCTCTCGTCCCTGGCCCTGGCCAAGACCGCTGAGAACACCGCCATCGAGGTCCGCAATCCCTTCGATGGCAGCCATGTCGGCAGCGTGCCCTGCCTGACCGTCGCCGATGTTCCCGCGCTGCTGGCGACCGCCCGCGAAGGCGTGCGCCGCTGCGCCGCGCTACCCCGGCACCGGCGCGCCGCCATCCTCGAGGAGGCCGCGCGGCGGGTGGAGCAGGACGCCGCCGCTTTTGCCGCCCTGATCGTCGCCGAGGCCGGCAAGACCCTGCGCCAGGCGCAGAAGGAAGTGAAGCGCTGCATCAACACCCTGAAGCTCTCGGCCGAGGAGGCCCGGCGCAACGCGGGCGAGGTGGTGCCCTTCGACGCCTACGAGGGCTCCGAGTCCCGCCAGGGCTGGTTCTCCCGCGAGCCCCTGGGGCTGATCGTCGCAATCACGCCCTACAACGACCCGCTGAACCTGGTGGCGCACAAGCTTGGGCCGGCCATCGCCGGCGGCAATGGCGTCCTGCTCAAGCCGTCCGAGTTGGCGCCACTGTCGGCGTGCAGGCTGGTGGATTGCCTGCGCGAGGCGGGCCTGCCGAGCGAGGTGGTGACCCTCGCCACCGGCGGCGCGGACCTGGGCAAGGCGCTGACCTCGGCCCGGGAGGTGCGGATGATTTCCTTCACCGGCGGCTTCGTCACCGGTGAGCACATCGCCCGCACCGCCGGCCTGAAGAAGCTGGCGATGGACCTGGGCGGCAACGCCCCGGTGCTGGTGCTGGACGACTGCGAACTGGAGGCCACCGTCGAGTCCTGTGTCTCCGGCGCCTTCTGGGCGGCCGGGCAGAACTGCATCGGCACCCAGCGCATCCTGGTGCAGGCTTCGATCTATGCCGAGTTCCGCGAGCGCTTCCTGGCCCGGACCCGGGCGCTGGTGGTGGGCGACCCGTCCCGGCCGGACAGCGACATGGGCCCGATGATCACCGAACAGGCCGCCCGCGCCACCGAGCAGGTGGTGGCGGAAGCCCTCGCCGAAGGGGCGACCCTGCTCTGTGGCCAGCGCCGGGAAGGCGCGCTCTACCACCCCACGGTGCTGGAAGGGGTGGACCATCGCAGCCGCCTCTGGCGCCAGGAAGTCTTCGCGCCGGTGGTGGTGCTGGAGTCCTTCGAGACCCTGGAAGACGCCGTGGCCCTGGCCAACGAGCCGGAGTACAGCCTGCACGCCGGCATCTTCACCCGCGACCTGCGCCGCGCCCTCTGGGCCGCGCGGCGGATCGAGGCCGGCGGCGTGATGATCAACGATTCGTCCGACTACCGCTTCGATGCCATGCCCTTCGGCGGCTTCAAGTACGGCAGCCTGGGGCGCGAGGGCGTGCGCTTCGCCTACGAGGACATGACGCAGCCCAAGGTGGTGTGCATCAACGAGTTGAGCTGA
- a CDS encoding homoserine dehydrogenase, whose protein sequence is MTEYKIALVGFGGVNRGLARLVAERNAAWQRELGFSLKIVGVTDLFLGSLIDRDGLDAAQLADLPAIKGAFATLPGGTAEAFNEAVIKQSGADLIAEATFTNPVDGEPAATFCRWALESGKHVVTTNKGPIALHGAELKALARRNGVAFEYEGAVMSGTPVIRMARQTLPGAGIVGFEGILNGTSNYVLTRMEEGLGFDAAVAKAQELGYAEADPTADVEGHDVRLKVVILANELLDAHLSVSDVACSGISALTPADLAQAREEGARWKLIGSAQRQADGSVSARVEARKLDLGHPLAGITGATNALAFNTELLGAVTLSGPGAGRIETAFALLSDIVALHATHGRQ, encoded by the coding sequence ATGACCGAATACAAGATCGCCCTGGTGGGCTTTGGTGGTGTGAACCGTGGCCTGGCCCGCCTGGTGGCCGAGCGCAACGCAGCCTGGCAGCGCGAGCTGGGCTTCAGCCTGAAGATCGTCGGGGTCACCGACCTCTTCCTCGGCTCCCTCATCGACCGCGACGGCCTGGACGCCGCCCAGCTGGCGGACCTGCCGGCGATCAAGGGCGCCTTCGCCACCCTGCCGGGCGGCACCGCCGAAGCCTTCAACGAGGCGGTGATCAAGCAGTCCGGCGCCGACCTCATCGCCGAGGCCACCTTCACCAACCCGGTGGACGGCGAGCCGGCCGCCACCTTCTGCCGCTGGGCCCTGGAAAGCGGCAAGCATGTGGTCACCACCAACAAGGGGCCGATCGCCCTGCACGGTGCCGAGCTCAAGGCCCTGGCCCGACGCAACGGCGTGGCCTTCGAGTACGAGGGCGCGGTGATGAGCGGCACCCCGGTGATCCGCATGGCGCGGCAGACGCTGCCGGGCGCTGGCATCGTCGGCTTCGAGGGCATCCTCAACGGCACCTCCAACTACGTGCTGACCCGCATGGAGGAGGGTCTCGGCTTCGACGCGGCGGTGGCCAAGGCCCAGGAGCTGGGCTATGCCGAGGCCGATCCGACGGCGGATGTGGAAGGCCACGACGTGCGCCTGAAGGTGGTGATCCTCGCCAACGAACTGCTGGACGCCCACCTCTCGGTCAGCGACGTGGCCTGCAGCGGCATCAGCGCCCTGACCCCGGCCGACCTGGCCCAGGCACGGGAGGAGGGCGCCCGCTGGAAGCTGATCGGCTCCGCCCAGCGTCAGGCCGACGGTTCGGTATCGGCGCGGGTCGAGGCCCGCAAGCTGGACCTCGGCCACCCGCTGGCCGGGATCACCGGGGCCACCAACGCCCTGGCCTTCAACACCGAGCTGCTGGGCGCGGTCACCCTGTCCGGGCCGGGGGCCGGTCGCATCGAGACCGCCTTCGCGCTGCTCTCCGATATCGTCGCCCTCCACGCCACCCACGGCCGCCAGTGA
- a CDS encoding Lrp/AsnC family transcriptional regulator, giving the protein MKRILDPLDERILAELTANARIAHAELGTKVNLSRNAVRQRIERLERDGAIQGYTLKVGDGRRAAALISAVIFVYRHDRMRGEEVLRDLRAIPEVTQCDVMSGEFDLMLRVEAATPDRVHGVWREISAMPGVANTVTSFVLSAVI; this is encoded by the coding sequence ATGAAGCGAATCCTCGACCCGCTGGATGAGCGGATACTGGCCGAACTGACCGCCAATGCGCGGATCGCCCACGCCGAACTGGGCACCAAGGTCAACCTGTCACGCAATGCCGTGCGCCAGCGCATCGAACGCCTGGAGCGGGACGGCGCCATCCAGGGCTACACCCTCAAGGTGGGCGACGGCCGCCGCGCGGCGGCGCTGATCAGCGCGGTGATCTTCGTCTACCGCCACGACCGCATGCGCGGCGAGGAAGTGCTGCGGGACCTGCGGGCCATTCCCGAGGTGACGCAGTGCGACGTGATGAGCGGCGAGTTCGACCTGATGCTGCGGGTCGAAGCCGCCACGCCGGACCGCGTCCACGGCGTCTGGCGGGAAATCTCCGCCATGCCCGGCGTCGCCAATACCGTTACCTCCTTCGTGCTCTCCGCAGTCATCTGA
- a CDS encoding pyridoxal-phosphate dependent enzyme, which produces MHYLSTRSAAVRADFRSVVLSGLAPDGGLFVPASLPVFSVQEIATWSWLPFEELAWRVIAPFVGESIAEDELRALLKACYQRFGHRAIAPLRQVDRNEWVLELFHGPTRSSKDFAAQLHARLASHFLEREGREALVLGATNGDTGLAAVAAFGECRRSRVVMLYPERGVPADRLAALQAAESERVRGYPLEGSFDDCQRLVSRLFAQWPSEHLAIGFNSSNWVGVLAQIVFYFHAALQLGGGQRPIGFSIPAASFAEVYAGYVAQKMGLPVNQIIVSTNRNDALHQFIHRNRYGTREASSTLSPAMDFSVFSNVERLVWELYDHDDQAVRGLMERLEATGELSIGNPQWLQARMLIDSYAVDDAQTEAEIVSLFRDTGLPMDPHTATGVLAARLYRRSVVTPMVTLGQIAPEKSATLLASLGAWPSPPPAPATPLAHARRYARTDLEGLRQALAGA; this is translated from the coding sequence ATGCATTACCTGAGTACCCGCAGCGCCGCCGTGCGCGCGGATTTCCGCAGCGTCGTGCTGTCGGGGCTGGCCCCCGATGGCGGCCTCTTCGTGCCGGCCAGCCTGCCGGTGTTCAGCGTGCAGGAGATCGCCACCTGGTCCTGGCTGCCCTTCGAGGAGCTGGCCTGGCGGGTGATCGCGCCCTTCGTCGGCGAGTCGATCGCCGAGGACGAACTGCGCGCGCTGCTGAAGGCCTGCTACCAGCGCTTCGGTCACCGCGCCATCGCGCCCTTGCGCCAGGTGGACCGCAACGAGTGGGTGCTGGAGCTGTTCCACGGGCCCACCCGGTCCTCCAAGGATTTCGCCGCCCAGTTGCATGCGCGCCTGGCCAGTCACTTCCTCGAACGGGAGGGGCGCGAGGCCCTGGTGCTCGGTGCTACCAACGGCGATACGGGCCTCGCGGCCGTCGCCGCCTTCGGCGAGTGCCGCCGCAGCCGGGTGGTGATGCTCTACCCGGAGCGCGGCGTGCCGGCGGACCGCCTGGCGGCATTGCAGGCCGCCGAGTCCGAGCGGGTGCGCGGCTATCCCCTTGAGGGCAGCTTCGACGACTGCCAGCGGCTGGTGTCGCGGCTCTTCGCCCAATGGCCCAGCGAGCACCTGGCCATCGGCTTCAACTCCTCCAATTGGGTCGGCGTGCTGGCGCAGATCGTCTTCTACTTCCACGCCGCCCTGCAGCTGGGAGGCGGCCAGCGCCCCATCGGCTTCAGCATTCCCGCCGCCAGCTTCGCCGAGGTCTACGCCGGCTACGTGGCGCAGAAAATGGGCCTGCCGGTGAACCAGATCATCGTCTCCACCAACCGCAACGACGCCCTGCACCAGTTCATCCACCGCAACCGCTACGGCACCCGAGAGGCCAGCTCGACCCTGTCGCCGGCCATGGATTTCTCGGTGTTCTCCAACGTCGAGCGGCTGGTGTGGGAGCTCTACGACCACGATGACCAGGCCGTGCGCGGCCTGATGGAGCGCCTGGAGGCCACCGGCGAACTGAGCATCGGCAACCCGCAATGGCTGCAGGCGCGGATGCTGATCGACTCCTACGCAGTGGACGACGCCCAGACCGAGGCGGAGATCGTCTCGCTGTTCCGCGACACCGGCCTGCCCATGGACCCGCACACCGCCACCGGCGTACTGGCCGCGCGGCTCTACCGCCGCAGCGTGGTCACGCCGATGGTCACCCTGGGCCAGATCGCCCCGGAAAAATCCGCCACGCTGCTGGCCAGCCTGGGCGCCTGGCCATCGCCACCGCCCGCCCCGGCAACACCCCTTGCACACGCGCGGCGCTATGCCCGCACCGACCTGGAGGGCCTGCGCCAGGCCCTGGCCGGGGCCTGA
- a CDS encoding LysR substrate-binding domain-containing protein, with protein sequence MNPKALPPLNWLRAFEVSARYLNFTHAAEELHLTQGAVSQQIRQLESHLGVALFKRLPRGLGLTEEGQSYLPVVQDAITRLAVGTNEIFGQHKRRPIKVRGSLSFLHFWLAPRLADFRRAHPQLDIRYISNLWVKELDGEDDVEIRWGHGQWPGLLSQRLTWDTLFPVCSPELLAQGPLREPRDVARHPLLHVLGYEEGWGYWLQRAGAEDVDYATGPQFDTLVSTLRMAELGQGIALARSSMVEDLLREGRLVELFDCRIEASESFYLVSGSGTELHPDAQAFAIWLVAQAHRST encoded by the coding sequence ATGAATCCGAAAGCCCTGCCTCCCCTGAACTGGCTGCGAGCCTTCGAAGTCTCGGCGCGGTACCTCAACTTCACCCATGCGGCGGAGGAACTGCACCTGACCCAGGGCGCCGTCAGCCAGCAGATCCGGCAGCTGGAAAGCCACCTCGGGGTGGCGCTGTTCAAGCGCCTGCCCCGGGGGCTCGGGCTCACCGAAGAGGGCCAGTCCTACCTGCCCGTGGTGCAGGACGCCATCACCCGGCTGGCGGTGGGCACCAACGAGATCTTCGGCCAGCACAAGCGCCGGCCGATCAAGGTCAGGGGCAGCCTGTCGTTCCTGCATTTCTGGCTGGCACCCAGGCTGGCGGACTTTCGTCGGGCCCATCCGCAGCTGGATATCCGCTACATCAGCAACCTCTGGGTGAAGGAACTGGACGGCGAGGACGATGTGGAAATCCGCTGGGGTCACGGCCAGTGGCCGGGCCTGCTGTCCCAGCGGCTGACCTGGGACACCCTGTTCCCGGTCTGCTCGCCGGAGCTGCTGGCACAGGGCCCCCTGCGCGAACCACGGGATGTCGCCCGCCATCCCCTGCTCCATGTGCTGGGTTACGAGGAGGGCTGGGGCTACTGGCTGCAGCGCGCCGGCGCCGAGGACGTGGACTACGCCACCGGCCCGCAGTTCGACACCCTGGTCTCCACCCTGCGCATGGCGGAGCTGGGGCAGGGCATCGCGCTCGCGCGCTCGTCCATGGTCGAGGACCTGTTGCGCGAAGGGCGCCTGGTGGAGCTGTTCGACTGCCGCATCGAGGCCAGCGAATCCTTCTACCTGGTCAGCGGCTCCGGCACCGAGCTGCACCCGGATGCCCAGGCCTTCGCCATTTGGCTGGTGGCCCAGGCCCATCGATCCACCTGA
- a CDS encoding amino acid permease translates to MSLHTTNDKATSGPGFKQDMQTRHIVMLALGGVIGTGLFLTSGYTVNQAGPLGAVIAYIIGAVMVYMVMMCLGELAVHMPETGSFSSYASRYLGAGTGYTVAWLYWLTWTVAIGSEFTAAGILMVRWFPETPVWIWSALFALTVFISNVVSVRLFAETEFWLSLVKVLAVVAFLVVGGGAIFGIFETQQVQSAGLANFTREGLFPTGFWSIAMTLLAVAFAFSGTELIGIAAGETRDPQRNVPKAIRTTVVRLALFFVGTIFVLATLLPREQAGLVESPFVTVFESIGIPYSADIMNFVIISALLSAANSGLYAASRMLWTLSDQGHMPKRFGTLSRMGTPFNAIVVSMAGSIASLLSSVFAPDTVYLALVSISGLAVVVVWMSIAASQMAFRRHYLANGGRLEDLGFRVRGYPWVPLGALLCCALACIGIAFDPAQRVALYFGVPFIAWCYFVYWVTRKLRERRQVSPVAPARVPEAA, encoded by the coding sequence ATGTCCCTACATACAACAAACGACAAAGCGACATCGGGGCCTGGTTTCAAACAGGACATGCAGACCCGCCACATCGTCATGCTGGCGCTGGGCGGGGTCATCGGCACCGGGCTGTTCCTCACCTCCGGCTACACGGTGAACCAGGCGGGACCGCTGGGCGCGGTGATCGCGTACATCATCGGCGCGGTGATGGTGTACATGGTGATGATGTGCCTGGGCGAACTGGCCGTGCACATGCCGGAAACCGGTTCGTTCAGCAGCTACGCCTCCCGCTACCTCGGCGCGGGCACCGGCTACACCGTGGCCTGGCTCTACTGGCTGACCTGGACGGTGGCCATCGGCTCGGAGTTCACCGCTGCCGGCATCCTCATGGTGCGCTGGTTCCCCGAGACCCCGGTGTGGATCTGGAGCGCGCTGTTCGCCCTGACGGTGTTCATCAGCAACGTGGTGTCGGTGCGACTGTTCGCCGAGACCGAGTTCTGGCTGTCGCTGGTCAAGGTCCTGGCCGTGGTGGCCTTCCTGGTGGTCGGCGGTGGCGCCATCTTCGGCATCTTCGAGACCCAGCAGGTGCAGAGCGCGGGACTGGCCAACTTCACCCGCGAGGGGCTGTTTCCCACCGGTTTCTGGTCCATCGCCATGACCCTGCTGGCGGTCGCCTTCGCCTTCTCCGGCACCGAGCTGATCGGCATCGCCGCCGGCGAGACGCGCGACCCGCAACGCAACGTGCCGAAGGCGATCCGCACCACGGTGGTCCGCCTGGCGCTGTTCTTCGTCGGCACCATCTTCGTGCTGGCGACCCTGCTGCCCCGCGAGCAGGCCGGCCTGGTGGAAAGCCCCTTCGTCACGGTGTTCGAGTCCATCGGCATTCCCTATTCGGCCGACATCATGAACTTCGTGATCATCAGCGCGCTGCTGTCGGCGGCCAACTCCGGCCTCTACGCCGCCTCGCGGATGCTCTGGACCCTCAGCGACCAGGGCCACATGCCCAAGCGCTTCGGCACCCTGAGCCGCATGGGCACGCCGTTCAACGCCATCGTCGTGAGCATGGCCGGCAGCATCGCCTCGCTGCTCTCCAGCGTGTTCGCACCGGATACCGTCTACCTCGCCCTGGTGTCCATCTCCGGCCTGGCGGTGGTGGTGGTGTGGATGAGCATCGCCGCGAGCCAGATGGCCTTCCGTCGCCATTACCTGGCCAACGGCGGTCGCCTGGAGGACCTGGGCTTCCGCGTGCGCGGCTATCCCTGGGTGCCCCTGGGCGCCTTGCTCTGCTGCGCGCTGGCCTGCATCGGGATTGCCTTTGATCCGGCCCAGCGAGTTGCGCTCTACTTCGGCGTGCCGTTCATTGCCTGGTGCTACTTCGTCTACTGGGTGACCCGCAAGCTGCGCGAACGGCGCCAGGTTTCGCCCGTGGCCCCGGCTAGGGTGCCCGAGGCGGCCTGA
- a CDS encoding cystathionine gamma-synthase family protein, with amino-acid sequence MNKKSETARGEVAGMGTQVVWAGEQDGHPYNATQTPIVVSAAYGYQDVDHWYEVALGQREGYIYSRMSNPTVATLEAKLCELEGAESAVAFSSGMAAISAVLHTFLCQGKRVVSTRDSYGGTNKIFEEFLPRMGVDVVLCDTLDTEAIEAEIARGCDLLYLETPTNPTLKVLDVRRLVAAAKRVGALVVADNTFATPLNQNPLALGVDLVVHSATKFLSGHGDALGGIACGAESLMASVRHYREINGAALDAFSAFLIIRGIKTLALRLRQQQRSAQALAEYLLTEPLVEAVNYPGLPSHPGHAIARGQMRGFGAIVSFVLRGGMDTVVRLLPRLRYAHRAGNLGAVETIYGPARTTSHVENTLEERLALGISEGLVRVSVGIEETEDLLADLKQAFACVHEELSCSSPVHSLPSLTECRTEVEI; translated from the coding sequence ATGAACAAGAAATCGGAAACTGCTCGCGGTGAAGTTGCGGGAATGGGTACTCAAGTCGTCTGGGCCGGAGAGCAGGACGGACATCCTTACAACGCAACGCAAACGCCGATCGTGGTCAGCGCCGCCTACGGTTATCAGGATGTCGATCATTGGTACGAGGTCGCCCTGGGCCAGCGCGAAGGCTATATCTACAGCCGCATGAGCAACCCGACGGTGGCGACCCTGGAAGCCAAGCTCTGCGAGCTGGAGGGCGCGGAATCGGCGGTGGCCTTCAGCAGCGGCATGGCCGCCATCAGCGCGGTGCTGCACACCTTCCTGTGCCAGGGCAAGCGCGTGGTCTCGACCCGCGACAGCTACGGCGGCACCAACAAGATCTTCGAGGAGTTCCTGCCGCGCATGGGCGTGGACGTGGTGCTCTGCGACACCCTGGATACCGAGGCCATCGAGGCGGAAATCGCCCGTGGCTGCGACCTGCTGTACCTGGAAACCCCCACCAACCCGACGCTCAAGGTGCTGGACGTCCGCCGCCTGGTGGCCGCGGCCAAGCGCGTCGGCGCCCTGGTGGTGGCGGACAACACCTTCGCCACGCCCCTCAACCAGAACCCCCTGGCCCTGGGCGTGGACCTGGTGGTGCACAGCGCCACCAAGTTCCTCTCCGGTCACGGTGACGCCCTGGGCGGCATCGCCTGCGGCGCCGAAAGCCTGATGGCCAGCGTGCGGCACTACCGCGAGATCAACGGCGCCGCGCTGGACGCCTTCTCCGCCTTCCTCATCATCCGTGGCATCAAGACCCTGGCCCTGCGCCTGCGCCAGCAGCAGCGCAGTGCCCAGGCGCTGGCCGAGTACCTGCTGACCGAACCGCTGGTGGAGGCGGTGAACTATCCGGGCCTGCCCAGCCATCCGGGGCATGCCATCGCCCGAGGGCAGATGCGCGGCTTCGGCGCCATCGTCAGCTTCGTGCTGCGCGGCGGCATGGACACCGTGGTCCGCCTGCTGCCGCGCCTTCGCTATGCGCACCGTGCCGGCAACCTCGGGGCGGTGGAGACCATCTACGGTCCCGCACGCACCACCAGCCATGTGGAAAACACCCTGGAGGAGCGCCTGGCCCTGGGGATTTCCGAGGGACTGGTGCGAGTCTCGGTCGGCATCGAGGAGACCGAGGATCTCCTGGCCGATCTCAAGCAGGCGTTCGCCTGCGTTCATGAGGAGCTGTCCTGCTCATCCCCAGTCCACTCCCTTCCATCCCTCACCGAATGTCGCACCGAGGTGGAAATCTGA
- a CDS encoding methyl-accepting chemotaxis protein — MNIKQKLTCAFAAIACVPILLVAAVVIYNLRTQAETDFLDGSQREIRQVDNAMAMFFRGISENVEYIASLPQVVEARDLKSYVSADAPGIPLTETSQALETLFGNFAKSHPTTAYLSYGRVDGGYATWPADPDLKHYDPRQRPWYQAAVAAPGKTVRTAAYYWAPDDTVLLGTVRTVNDAQGTLSGVVGLDVSLKQLTDLVKQIRIGETGYLMLVEDNGNVLVDPHDASHNFKPLKDLGGDYARLADTQGLAEVELDGTRYMANVWASPTLGWRFIGLIEHGEVMAKANGLAWQIGIVVVVLAVLFAVLGALFANLIVNPIRGVASGLEGIAQGEGDLTRSLTVNGKDETAVLAGWFNQFLGAIRQLVQRIIEASAALRHTSDGTTRVAREMAEVAERQRGAVELVSTAFNEMVATANEVARSCSQAATSADEGQRQVHTGQTQIEGATDSVLRLSENLKQSAEALQGLEQDSQNINAILDTIRSIAEQTNLLALNAAIEAARAGEQGRGFAVVADEVRALAQRTASSTGEIDGLLGGLARRTQEVTRQMQSSLEMSRASVERISQASESFEQIRGAVDHIRDQNTQIATAAEEQHQVAEDINRHIAQIQDDALLVENLAQSARRDSHELVQLSEQLHGLVGRFKA, encoded by the coding sequence ATGAACATCAAGCAGAAGCTGACCTGTGCCTTCGCGGCCATCGCGTGCGTGCCCATCCTCCTGGTGGCCGCGGTGGTGATCTACAACCTGCGGACCCAGGCGGAGACCGACTTCCTCGACGGCAGCCAGCGGGAGATCCGCCAGGTCGACAACGCCATGGCGATGTTCTTCCGTGGCATCAGCGAGAACGTGGAGTACATCGCCTCGTTGCCCCAGGTGGTGGAGGCCAGGGACCTCAAGAGCTATGTGTCGGCCGATGCCCCGGGGATTCCCCTGACCGAGACCAGCCAGGCCCTGGAAACCCTCTTCGGCAACTTCGCCAAGTCCCATCCCACGACCGCCTACCTGTCCTACGGGCGCGTCGACGGCGGCTACGCGACCTGGCCGGCCGACCCGGACCTGAAGCACTACGACCCGCGCCAGCGCCCCTGGTACCAGGCCGCCGTGGCGGCGCCGGGCAAGACGGTGCGCACCGCCGCCTACTACTGGGCGCCGGACGACACCGTGCTGCTCGGCACGGTACGCACGGTGAACGACGCCCAGGGCACGCTCTCCGGCGTGGTGGGGCTGGACGTGTCGCTGAAGCAGCTGACCGACCTGGTCAAGCAGATCCGCATCGGCGAGACCGGCTACCTGATGCTGGTGGAAGACAATGGCAACGTGCTGGTGGACCCGCACGACGCCAGCCACAACTTCAAGCCCCTCAAGGACCTCGGCGGCGACTACGCGCGGCTGGCGGATACCCAGGGGCTGGCCGAGGTGGAGCTCGACGGCACGCGCTACATGGCCAACGTCTGGGCCTCGCCCACCCTCGGCTGGCGCTTCATCGGCCTGATCGAGCACGGCGAGGTGATGGCCAAGGCCAACGGCCTGGCCTGGCAGATCGGCATCGTCGTCGTCGTGCTGGCGGTGCTTTTCGCCGTGCTCGGGGCCCTGTTCGCCAACCTCATCGTCAACCCGATTCGTGGCGTGGCCAGCGGCCTGGAGGGGATCGCCCAGGGCGAAGGCGACCTCACCCGCAGCCTGACGGTCAACGGCAAGGACGAAACCGCCGTGCTCGCCGGCTGGTTCAACCAGTTCCTCGGTGCCATTCGCCAACTGGTGCAGCGCATCATCGAGGCCTCGGCGGCCCTGCGTCACACCTCCGATGGCACCACCCGGGTGGCGCGGGAGATGGCCGAGGTCGCCGAGCGCCAGCGTGGTGCGGTGGAACTGGTATCCACCGCGTTCAATGAAATGGTCGCCACGGCCAACGAAGTGGCGCGCTCCTGCAGCCAGGCGGCGACCTCGGCCGACGAGGGCCAGCGCCAGGTGCATACCGGGCAGACGCAGATCGAAGGGGCCACCGACAGCGTGCTGCGCCTGAGCGAGAACCTGAAGCAGTCCGCCGAGGCGCTGCAGGGGCTGGAGCAGGACAGCCAGAACATCAATGCCATCCTCGACACCATCCGCTCCATCGCCGAGCAGACCAACCTGCTGGCGCTGAACGCCGCCATCGAGGCGGCGCGGGCGGGCGAGCAGGGCAGGGGCTTCGCGGTGGTGGCCGACGAGGTGCGAGCCCTGGCGCAGCGCACGGCGTCGTCGACCGGCGAGATCGATGGCCTGCTGGGTGGACTGGCGCGGCGTACCCAGGAGGTCACCCGGCAGATGCAGAGCAGCCTGGAGATGTCCCGAGCCAGCGTCGAACGCATCAGCCAGGCCAGTGAAAGCTTCGAACAGATCCGCGGCGCGGTGGACCATATTCGCGATCAGAACACCCAGATCGCCACGGCCGCCGAAGAGCAGCACCAGGTGGCCGAGGACATCAACCGGCACATCGCGCAGATCCAGGACGATGCGCTGCTGGTGGAGAACCTGGCGCAGTCGGCCCGGCGCGACTCCCACGAGCTGGTGCAGTTGTCCGAGCAGCTCCACGGTCTGGTCGGGCGCTTCAAGGCCTGA
- the yghU gene encoding glutathione-dependent disulfide-bond oxidoreductase — protein MSEERYVPPRVWQHLAPSGGAFANINRPVAGPTHERELPVGRHPLQLYSLATPNGVKVTILLEELLALGVSGAEYDAWLIRIGEGEQFSSGFVEVNPNSKIPALLDRSEQSPIRVFESGSILLYLAEKFGHFLPTDRAARTETLNWLFWQMGAAPYLGGGFGHFYAYAPEKFQYAIDRFSMEAKRQLDVLDRRLAECRYLAGDGYSIADIAVWPWYGELVRGNLYSAGEFLSVHEYTHVQRWAEEVAQRPAVQRGRRVNRTWGDPAEQCPERHAAADLDRP, from the coding sequence ATGTCCGAAGAACGCTACGTTCCACCCAGGGTCTGGCAGCACCTCGCGCCGTCCGGCGGTGCCTTCGCCAACATCAACCGGCCGGTGGCGGGCCCGACCCATGAGCGCGAGCTGCCGGTGGGGCGGCATCCGCTGCAGCTGTATTCCCTGGCCACGCCCAATGGGGTCAAGGTGACCATCCTGCTGGAAGAGCTGTTGGCGCTCGGCGTTTCCGGGGCCGAGTACGACGCCTGGCTGATCCGCATCGGCGAGGGCGAGCAGTTCTCCAGCGGCTTCGTCGAGGTGAACCCCAACTCCAAGATCCCGGCCCTGCTGGATCGCAGTGAGCAATCGCCCATCCGCGTCTTCGAGTCGGGCTCGATCCTGCTCTACCTGGCGGAGAAGTTCGGCCACTTCCTGCCCACCGACCGGGCCGCGCGCACCGAGACGCTGAACTGGCTGTTCTGGCAGATGGGCGCGGCGCCCTATCTGGGCGGCGGCTTCGGGCATTTCTATGCCTACGCGCCGGAGAAGTTCCAGTACGCCATCGACCGCTTCAGCATGGAAGCCAAGCGCCAGCTGGACGTGCTGGACCGGCGCCTGGCGGAGTGCCGCTACCTGGCGGGGGACGGCTACAGCATCGCCGATATCGCCGTCTGGCCCTGGTACGGCGAACTGGTGCGCGGCAACCTCTATTCGGCCGGCGAGTTCCTGTCGGTGCATGAGTACACCCATGTTCAGCGCTGGGCCGAGGAAGTCGCCCAGCGTCCGGCGGTCCAGCGTGGTCGCCGGGTCAACCGCACCTGGGGCGACCCTGCGGAGCAGTGCCCGGAACGGCACGCCGCCGCAGACCTGGACCGCCCCTAG